The sequence TTCTTGTAGCCAAATCTGCCGAGGGGCACCAATTTGAATGTGATGTTGATCAAAAGCGATTTTGACCCGCCGCCGAAATTCCATTGACACCAGCCACTGCTTGAGCGGAATAGTTTTAATCCAGATCTGGATCACGATGCCGGTGTGAGAGATTTGCTGCACCCCAAAAAACTCATGGGTATCGAGAATCAACGGCTGCCACTGGGGGTCTTGGGCCATCTGGTCGGCAGTTTCTCGCACCACCGCCAGGGCGCGGTTGATATCGGTGTTGTAGGCGACTTCAAAATCGAGCGTCGCCCGCGACCAGTGACGGGTCAGGTTTCTGACGTGGGTAATGGAGCTATTGGGTAGAGTAATTAGCTGTCCCTGGGGGTTGCGTAGCTGGGTGATCCGCAGGTTGAGATTTTCTACAAATCCGTCGATATCGCCAATGATCACCACGTCACCAATGCGAAACTGGTCTTCGATCAAGATTAAAAACCCGTTGACCAGATCTTTAACTAGGTTTTGGGCCGCAAACGAAATCACCAGGGCCACTAGGGTGCCCAGGGCCAGCACCGATCCTGGTATGAGGTTGAGCCACTGCAAAACCCAGATCAGGCCCACGATATAAACCACCACCATTTTGACCCCCTTGATCACCTGGGCAATGGTGTTGATGCGCTGGAGGTTGGTGGAGGTCAGCGGCTGGCCCTTGGCAAATTTTTGAATAAAGCGATCGACGCCAAGATCAATTAGCTTGTCGATCAGCCCCACGACAAACCAGGTGAACAAAATCACCACCGGGGCCAAGACAATTGTTCTGGCAAATTGACGGGTTTGGGGAAACAGATTTAAGCTGTAGGCTGTGGCCAAAGCCCAGAGCGAAGCTGTGCCCCAGAACAGTAGCCAGCGCACCAGGCGCACGCCGTGTAGCTGTCGTTCTAGCTGGAAATGATAGTAGGCCCCCTGACCTAAGGGCGATGTTTGGTCAGGGGCAGACGCGTTGTTTCTGGTTTGATGATGGGCTTCAAATAGGGCAGACTCGGCAGCTTTGCGTTGGTACAGGCGGTTTTGGTAGCGCCCCAACTGTAGACGAATCAGCCACAGTACTAAGGTCAACCCTAGGGTCGCAGCCAGCACCTGCACCGTTGTCATGAGCTGTTGTTGCATTACCTCGGGCTGCCGCAGCATCAGGGCCTGGCGCAGCTCTTGGTCTAAAATGCTTTGCCACTGCTCGGCCAGCAGCGTTTCGCTCGTGGCATGGTATTGAGCATCGGTGTTGGTCACGGTCAGCAATACCCTAGCTTCGGCCAAGCCTGCATCTCTGACAAACAGGACGGGGTAGTTGTCAATTGGCTCAATCACGACCTGGAGGGTCTCTGGGTCTAGCTGGGCAGATGTCGCACCACGATCAGGAAACAGACGCTGTAAGTTGGATTCGATCTGTCTGGCGCGCACCTCCACCGGCATCTGCGTACCTACCTCAGCCCGATTTACCACCATGGGAGAGGCAATGCGGAAGAGGACTTGCCCATCGAGTTGTACGCCAGCTGATTCGAGAGTACCCCGCCGTTCGACATCGACAGGGAGGATTTCACTACTGCCCTCAGGGGTTGGTAGGGGAAAAAATTGGGCCACTACGCTGGTGGCAGCCATGGCTGGGCTGAATAGGAGAACGGTTATGAGGGTTAGACCGACCAAAATAACCCGGCGTAGAGCTTGGAGCCAACGGCGAGGACTAAGCATAATGACGCTGAAGGTAAACTTCAGCCATAACTTAACTCTAGTTAAGGTGTGTCAAGTCATCCTATCGATAGGTTATGGATGGGGGGGTTAGGTTTTGTCTATCTAGAAGGTGTCTAAAAAACGCTGAGGAAGCTGGCTTTATCTGACGCTTGATATAGGCAGGTCTGGGAGCGACGACACTACTATAAATCTTCCAGCCGTATTTTTGGACTAAACAAATGTCGTCTCAACTAGATCGCGATCGCCAACAGCTTGAAACACAGAACACCTCTCTTTTCGATCTCGTCTTTCGCGACAACAAAGGAGATATTGTGATTGCTCAAGCGCCAAATTTACCCGTTTTAGTGGGCTTAATCACTACATTTCTACAATTCTTGCTTCCTTCGGGCAATATTCACCTAGGTTTAAAATTGGTGGCGTTTGGCGCGTTGTTTACCTGGGCTTGGCAAGAACTATTTGAAGGGGTTAACTATTTTCGCCGTGGCCTGGGCTTGATTTCTCTAGGGGGGCTGCTGGCCCTCAGTCTTAAATTGGGTGGCATATAGGTTCAGGTTCATAAAAATTCCCTGCGATCGCTCTTAACGATCGCAGGGGTCTGACGATAAAAGCTATAGCAAACAACCGCAGCATAGCTATAGCTACTCAGGTTAGGACAAAGCCGTCATTTTCGCCCCGCCAAT is a genomic window of Nodosilinea sp. E11 containing:
- a CDS encoding mechanosensitive ion channel family protein; amino-acid sequence: MAATSVVAQFFPLPTPEGSSEILPVDVERRGTLESAGVQLDGQVLFRIASPMVVNRAEVGTQMPVEVRARQIESNLQRLFPDRGATSAQLDPETLQVVIEPIDNYPVLFVRDAGLAEARVLLTVTNTDAQYHATSETLLAEQWQSILDQELRQALMLRQPEVMQQQLMTTVQVLAATLGLTLVLWLIRLQLGRYQNRLYQRKAAESALFEAHHQTRNNASAPDQTSPLGQGAYYHFQLERQLHGVRLVRWLLFWGTASLWALATAYSLNLFPQTRQFARTIVLAPVVILFTWFVVGLIDKLIDLGVDRFIQKFAKGQPLTSTNLQRINTIAQVIKGVKMVVVYIVGLIWVLQWLNLIPGSVLALGTLVALVISFAAQNLVKDLVNGFLILIEDQFRIGDVVIIGDIDGFVENLNLRITQLRNPQGQLITLPNSSITHVRNLTRHWSRATLDFEVAYNTDINRALAVVRETADQMAQDPQWQPLILDTHEFFGVQQISHTGIVIQIWIKTIPLKQWLVSMEFRRRVKIAFDQHHIQIGAPRQIWLQEDPQALGPAQQQFYSSSGD